Proteins co-encoded in one Apteryx mantelli isolate bAptMan1 chromosome 4, bAptMan1.hap1, whole genome shotgun sequence genomic window:
- the MAX gene encoding protein max isoform X3, translated as MSDNDDIEVESDADKRAHHNALERKRRDHIKDSFHSLRDSVPSLQGEKASRAQILDKATEYIQYMRRKNHTHQQDIDDLKRQNALLEQQVRALEKARSSAQLQANYPSSDNSLYTNPKGSTISAFDGGSDSSSDSEPDEPQSRKKLRMEAS; from the exons GCTGACAAACGGGCTCATCACAACGCACTGGAGCGCAAGCGCAGGGACCACATCAAAGACAGCTTTCACAGCCTGCGGGACTCAGTCCCCTCCCTCCAGGGAGAGAAG GCATCCCGGGCCCAAATCCTGGACAAAGCCACAGAGTACATCCAGTACATGCGCCGGAAAAACCACACGCACCAGCAGGACATCGACGACCTCAAACGGCAGAAcgcccttctggagcagcaag TGCGCGCGCTGGAGAAAGCCCGGTCGAGCGCTCAGCTGCAGGCCAACTACCCGTCGTCAGACAACAGCCTCTACACCAACCCCAAGGGCAGCACCATCTCCGCCTTCGACGGCGGCTCCGACTCCAGCTCCGACTCCGAGCCCGACGAGCCgcagagcaggaagaagctgcGCATGGAGGCCAGTTAG
- the MAX gene encoding protein max isoform X1 produces MEQCRVQLAAGKHECLRRGYHNRRLSRGQQKASIVLGHVRSPQSPETIFHPSQRQHSLCCRLTGTGVPREELGATTLVCGGDKSSVLVHPAESLEQYSEGIVPSLALLQASRAQILDKATEYIQYMRRKNHTHQQDIDDLKRQNALLEQQVRALEKARSSAQLQANYPSSDNSLYTNPKGSTISAFDGGSDSSSDSEPDEPQSRKKLRMEAS; encoded by the exons ATGGAGCAATGCAgggtccagctggcagctgggaaGCACGAGTGTCTCAGAAGAGGGTACCACAATCGCAGGCTGAGTAGAGGCCAGCAGAAGGCGAGTATCGTTCTAGGACACGTGCGCAGTCCGCAGAGTCCAGAAACAATCTTTCACCCGTCACAAcgccagcacagcctctgctgcAGGCTGACAGGCACCGGTGTCCCCAGAGAGGAGCTGGGAGCAACCACGTTGGTCTGTGGTGGCGACAAGAGCTCGGTTCTGGTTCATCCAGCAGAGAGCTTGGAGCAGTACAGCGAGGGAATAGTCCCTTCTCTTGCTCTGCTGCAG GCATCCCGGGCCCAAATCCTGGACAAAGCCACAGAGTACATCCAGTACATGCGCCGGAAAAACCACACGCACCAGCAGGACATCGACGACCTCAAACGGCAGAAcgcccttctggagcagcaag TGCGCGCGCTGGAGAAAGCCCGGTCGAGCGCTCAGCTGCAGGCCAACTACCCGTCGTCAGACAACAGCCTCTACACCAACCCCAAGGGCAGCACCATCTCCGCCTTCGACGGCGGCTCCGACTCCAGCTCCGACTCCGAGCCCGACGAGCCgcagagcaggaagaagctgcGCATGGAGGCCAGTTAG